Proteins encoded by one window of Actinocorallia herbida:
- a CDS encoding GntR family transcriptional regulator, translating to MSTPPSEAPAASTLAERTYHALRGLIGSGELAPGVKVTERGLAERMGVSATPVREAIRRLELDGLIERLGPRTLVVARIYPDSVRELAEVEAALRGLAARFAARHATEADLDALDALLDEADDLVVLIERRRGEGEPVTRYVERILDVLARFNDGVNAAARNPVLVRLLAQTRSFTPDEQRELTRRAAEADPAFAADRYTGHRALVRALRAGDAAEAERMATVHTAQALLDLRHP from the coding sequence GTGTCGACACCTCCGAGCGAGGCCCCTGCGGCCTCCACCCTCGCCGAGCGGACCTACCACGCCCTGCGCGGCCTCATCGGCAGCGGTGAACTGGCGCCCGGCGTCAAGGTCACCGAACGCGGCCTCGCCGAACGGATGGGCGTCAGCGCCACCCCGGTCAGGGAGGCTATCCGGAGGCTGGAGCTGGACGGCCTGATCGAACGGCTCGGCCCCCGCACCCTGGTCGTCGCCCGGATCTATCCGGACTCCGTGCGCGAACTCGCCGAAGTGGAGGCCGCGCTGCGCGGGCTCGCCGCCCGGTTCGCGGCCCGGCACGCCACCGAGGCCGATCTCGACGCGCTCGACGCCCTGCTGGACGAGGCCGACGACCTCGTCGTCCTCATCGAGCGCCGCAGGGGGGAGGGAGAGCCCGTGACGCGGTACGTCGAGCGCATCCTCGACGTCCTGGCGCGCTTCAACGACGGGGTGAACGCCGCGGCCCGCAACCCGGTCCTGGTCCGGCTGCTCGCGCAGACCCGGTCGTTCACCCCCGACGAGCAGCGCGAACTCACCAGGCGCGCCGCCGAGGCCGACCCGGCTTTCGCCGCCGACCGCTACACCGGCCACCGCGCCCTCGTCCGCGCCCTCCGCGCCGGTGACGCCGCCGAAGCCGAGCGGATGGCCACCGTCCACACGGCCCAGGCCCTCCTGGACCTGCGTCACCCCTGA
- a CDS encoding MFS transporter, translating to MPKAHAPRQEQARSGPGGARIVFLVALAVFAQESAWNFYDAQVPPLLKEHIASAALIGLIMGMDNFLGLFIQPWIGNLSDRTRTRRGRRMPFLLVGMPVAALLFVLIPHAPTLPLLVAAVFCFALVGNTFKPVAEALMPDYVSPRRRSEANAVVKIAIGLTVIVSALISIFLIDDHPALAFAVPAALMLASTTVLGLTVRDSESPGYRAALAADAARAETDRHPTVRESVRDIFADRDRSRVLLIVIIFLFAGAWAASRAHITTYGTQTLGLTRGEAGGLALPAGLVFLAAAYPVALLARRLGRVRVITGGMLLFVVSMVLGTGAGDATLTMVAMSVGAIGYAGFAVNAVVLLWDLAPSDELVGTYAGIYTLGSSSGAFLGPAIVGAMVDLTGWDLMLLDVAALAALAVIAALGLAAHRRRHALTPQEGL from the coding sequence ATGCCGAAGGCGCACGCCCCACGGCAGGAACAGGCGCGATCGGGCCCCGGCGGAGCCCGGATCGTCTTCCTGGTCGCGCTCGCCGTCTTCGCCCAGGAATCGGCCTGGAACTTCTACGACGCCCAGGTCCCGCCCCTGCTCAAGGAGCACATCGCGAGCGCCGCCCTCATCGGGCTCATCATGGGCATGGACAACTTCCTCGGGCTGTTCATCCAGCCGTGGATAGGCAACCTGTCCGACCGCACCCGCACCCGCCGGGGCCGCCGGATGCCCTTCCTGCTCGTGGGGATGCCGGTCGCCGCCCTGCTGTTCGTGCTCATCCCGCACGCCCCGACGCTGCCATTGCTGGTGGCCGCGGTCTTCTGCTTCGCGCTGGTCGGCAACACCTTCAAGCCGGTGGCCGAGGCGCTGATGCCCGACTACGTCTCGCCGCGACGGCGCAGCGAGGCCAACGCGGTCGTCAAGATCGCCATCGGTCTCACGGTGATCGTGTCGGCCCTCATCAGCATCTTCCTGATCGACGACCACCCCGCGCTCGCCTTCGCGGTCCCCGCCGCCCTGATGCTGGCGTCCACCACGGTGCTCGGGCTGACGGTCCGGGACAGTGAATCGCCCGGCTACCGGGCGGCGCTCGCCGCCGACGCCGCCCGCGCCGAGACCGACCGGCACCCGACCGTCCGCGAGTCGGTCCGGGACATCTTCGCCGACCGGGACCGCAGCAGGGTCCTGCTCATCGTCATCATCTTCCTCTTCGCCGGGGCCTGGGCGGCGTCGCGGGCGCACATCACCACCTACGGCACGCAGACGCTCGGCCTGACGCGCGGCGAGGCGGGCGGCCTCGCCCTGCCCGCCGGCCTGGTCTTCCTCGCCGCCGCCTACCCCGTGGCGCTGCTCGCCCGGCGCCTCGGCCGGGTCCGCGTGATCACCGGCGGCATGCTGCTGTTCGTCGTCTCGATGGTGCTCGGCACCGGTGCGGGCGACGCGACGCTCACCATGGTCGCGATGTCCGTCGGCGCGATCGGCTACGCCGGATTCGCCGTCAACGCGGTCGTCCTGCTGTGGGACCTCGCGCCGTCGGACGAACTGGTCGGCACCTACGCGGGCATCTACACGCTCGGGTCGAGCTCCGGCGCGTTCCTCGGCCCCGCGATCGTCGGCGCGATGGTGGACCTCACCGGATGGGACCTCATGCTCCTGGACGTCGCGGCGCTCGCCGCGCTCGCCGTCATCGCCGCGCTCGGGCTCGCCGCCCACCGGCGCCGCCACGCCCTCACCCCTCAGGAAGGACTCTGA
- a CDS encoding acyclic terpene utilization AtuA family protein, producing the protein MEHRILAPTGALGAGFDLTGFSRGVALRPHVIACDAGSTDSGPSALGSGRPKLSDAAVARDLRHLLRARADLGVPLIIGSCGTSGRDDAVDHLAGLVRDLCRADGLRARLGRVYADQPADRLTRLWDEGRIRALPHAPAVTRETFADGHVVAMMGAEPIEALLEDGCEVILAGRASDTALFAALPHLRGADPGPTWHAAKTIECGAACAVPPSANGLFAYVRDDHFDVTVLHPGARLTARSVAAHTLYENADPFRVIEPSGVLDTAGASYEEIDDTTVRVRGSRFEPAGEYTVKLEGARLAGHQTVIVGGVRDRVVIRRLPELIDMAQGYFAAKITDVFGGRVDPADVDIDFRLYGAGAVLGAHEPDKHDPAELGVLITVTAPEQETARAVATFVAHAASHLPMPEYDGLVTTIAYPFSPPETDRGPVYEFTLNHVVTGITPTELFRSSVEAL; encoded by the coding sequence ATGGAACACCGTATCCTCGCGCCCACCGGCGCCCTCGGCGCGGGCTTCGACCTGACCGGCTTCAGCAGGGGCGTCGCCCTTCGGCCGCACGTCATCGCGTGCGACGCCGGCTCGACCGACAGCGGCCCGTCGGCGCTCGGCTCCGGCCGGCCCAAGCTGTCCGACGCCGCGGTCGCCCGCGACCTGCGGCATCTGCTGCGTGCCCGCGCCGACCTCGGCGTGCCACTGATCATCGGCTCGTGCGGCACCAGCGGCCGCGACGACGCCGTGGACCATCTCGCCGGGCTCGTCCGGGACCTGTGCCGGGCGGACGGCCTGCGCGCCCGCCTCGGCCGGGTCTACGCCGACCAGCCCGCCGACCGCCTGACCCGGCTGTGGGACGAGGGCCGGATCCGGGCGCTCCCGCACGCCCCCGCCGTCACCCGCGAGACGTTCGCCGACGGGCACGTGGTCGCCATGATGGGCGCGGAGCCCATCGAGGCGCTGCTGGAGGACGGCTGCGAGGTGATCCTCGCCGGGCGCGCCAGCGACACCGCGCTCTTCGCCGCCCTCCCGCACCTGCGCGGCGCCGACCCCGGACCGACCTGGCACGCCGCCAAGACGATCGAGTGCGGCGCGGCCTGCGCCGTGCCGCCCTCGGCGAACGGGCTGTTCGCCTATGTGCGCGACGACCACTTCGACGTCACGGTCCTGCACCCGGGAGCCCGGCTGACGGCCCGCTCCGTCGCCGCGCACACGCTGTACGAGAACGCCGACCCGTTCCGCGTCATCGAGCCGTCCGGCGTCCTCGACACGGCAGGCGCCTCCTACGAGGAGATCGACGACACGACCGTCAGGGTCCGCGGCTCCCGGTTCGAGCCGGCGGGCGAGTACACCGTCAAGCTCGAAGGGGCGCGGCTCGCGGGGCACCAGACCGTCATCGTGGGCGGGGTGCGCGACAGGGTCGTCATCCGGCGGCTGCCCGAACTCATCGACATGGCGCAGGGCTACTTCGCCGCCAAGATCACCGACGTGTTCGGCGGCCGGGTCGACCCCGCCGATGTGGACATCGACTTCCGGCTCTACGGGGCGGGCGCCGTGCTCGGCGCGCACGAACCGGACAAGCACGATCCCGCCGAACTCGGCGTCCTCATCACCGTCACCGCGCCCGAGCAGGAGACCGCCCGCGCCGTCGCCACGTTCGTCGCGCACGCCGCCTCGCACCTGCCCATGCCCGAGTACGACGGACTGGTCACCACGATCGCCTACCCGTTCTCCCCGCCGGAGACCGACCGAGGCCCCGTCTACGAGTTCACCCTCAACCACGTCGTCACCGGCATCACCCCGACCGAGCTGTTCCGCTCGTCGGTCGAAGCCCTCTGA
- a CDS encoding DUF4387 domain-containing protein: MATLLDYCALVRSKNAGPFTLTFDFMAKDERTFTALCATGALSPGLFASLFHVAETEVVVTPVPAALAIKVSLPRPVVQGARGDSDTYAGQQYGPLMAMTLPELDR, encoded by the coding sequence ATGGCCACCCTCCTCGACTACTGCGCGCTCGTGCGCTCGAAGAACGCGGGCCCCTTCACCCTGACGTTCGACTTCATGGCCAAGGACGAGCGGACGTTCACGGCACTGTGCGCGACCGGGGCCCTCTCCCCCGGGCTGTTCGCCTCGCTCTTCCATGTGGCGGAGACCGAGGTCGTCGTCACGCCCGTGCCCGCCGCCCTGGCGATCAAGGTGTCGCTGCCCCGGCCCGTCGTCCAGGGCGCGCGCGGCGACTCCGACACGTACGCGGGCCAGCAGTACGGCCCGCTCATGGCGATGACCCTTCCGGAGCTGGACCGATGA
- a CDS encoding alpha/beta hydrolase family protein has product MNALPPLLPARTIPLDHPGRAFVTGRTPSFACRADQRFSYALQVPSRYRDDGPPLPLLVVVHGTRRRTDASLDALTGFAEERGWAVLTPLFPAGIGDPDDLHNYKFIEYAGIRFDLVLLAILDDVAARWNIDVSHFALHGFSGGGQFAHRFLFLHPQRLSAVSIGAPGRVTLPDPSVGWWRGVGDLPARFGVDWAPGLVAGVPVQLVIGADDDGAAQLAVVEPDGNGSTRQERLHALAEALRALGSRPHLDLVPGVAHEGLKVLPAVRAFLDRVARPD; this is encoded by the coding sequence ATGAACGCACTGCCTCCCCTGCTGCCCGCCCGCACGATCCCCCTCGACCACCCCGGCCGCGCCTTCGTGACGGGCCGGACCCCGTCCTTCGCCTGCCGGGCCGACCAGCGCTTCTCCTACGCGCTGCAGGTGCCGTCCCGCTATCGCGACGACGGACCCCCGCTGCCGCTCCTCGTCGTCGTCCACGGCACCCGGCGGCGCACCGACGCCTCCCTCGACGCCCTCACCGGCTTCGCGGAGGAACGCGGCTGGGCCGTGCTGACCCCCCTGTTCCCCGCGGGCATCGGCGACCCCGATGACCTGCACAACTACAAGTTCATCGAGTACGCCGGGATCCGCTTCGACCTCGTCCTGCTCGCGATCCTCGACGACGTGGCCGCGCGCTGGAACATCGACGTCTCCCACTTCGCCCTGCACGGCTTCTCCGGCGGCGGCCAGTTCGCGCACAGATTCCTGTTCCTGCACCCGCAACGCCTCTCCGCGGTCTCGATCGGCGCGCCGGGCCGCGTCACGCTCCCCGACCCGTCCGTCGGCTGGTGGCGCGGCGTCGGCGACCTGCCCGCCCGGTTCGGCGTCGACTGGGCGCCCGGCCTCGTGGCCGGGGTGCCGGTGCAGCTCGTCATCGGCGCGGACGACGACGGGGCCGCCCAGCTCGCCGTCGTCGAGCCGGACGGGAACGGCAGCACCCGGCAGGAACGCCTGCACGCCCTGGCCGAAGCCCTGCGCGCCCTCGGCTCGCGCCCGCACCTGGACCTCGTGCCCGGCGTCGCGCACGAGGGCCTGAAAGTCCTGCCCGCGGTCCGCGCCTTCCTCGACCGCGTCGCCAGGCCCGACTGA